A section of the Natronolimnobius sp. AArcel1 genome encodes:
- a CDS encoding metallophosphoesterase: protein MTPSVDVDVAFSPLERAVFVPAAETLLLADLHLGRAETSRVEAPIDDGSDTRERLTALLEQTEPETVVIAGDLLHAFDHVPLSVARDLEALESTIADAGASLVVTPGNHDAMLESVFDGETSPEYQLADGETIVCHGHEDPATDADAQRYVIGHDHPALAIDGRKHPCFLYGPGVYDGADVLVLPAFTRLAGGATVNRMRARDFQSPLVTDADAFYPAVWDGDAGETLWFPPLGKCRQFL from the coding sequence GTGACCCCGTCCGTCGACGTTGACGTGGCGTTTTCCCCACTCGAGCGCGCTGTGTTCGTTCCCGCCGCCGAGACCCTACTGCTCGCCGACCTACATCTCGGCCGTGCCGAAACGTCACGCGTTGAGGCACCCATCGACGACGGGAGCGACACACGAGAGCGCCTCACTGCGCTGCTTGAACAGACTGAACCCGAAACGGTCGTCATCGCCGGCGACCTGCTGCACGCGTTCGACCACGTCCCGCTCAGTGTCGCCCGGGATCTCGAGGCACTCGAGTCGACCATTGCCGACGCTGGCGCATCACTGGTTGTTACGCCGGGGAATCACGACGCGATGCTCGAGTCTGTCTTCGACGGCGAGACAAGTCCTGAATACCAACTCGCAGACGGCGAAACAATCGTCTGTCACGGCCACGAGGACCCCGCGACGGACGCCGACGCACAGCGCTACGTCATCGGCCACGACCATCCCGCACTCGCAATCGACGGTCGGAAGCACCCCTGTTTTCTCTACGGACCCGGCGTCTACGACGGTGCGGACGTGCTCGTGCTCCCCGCGTTCACGCGACTCGCCGGCGGTGCAACGGTCAACCGAATGCGCGCTCGAGACTTCCAGTCGCCGCTGGTGACTGATGCGGACGCGTTCTACCCGGCGGTCTGGGATGGCGACGCTGGCGAGACGCTGTGGTTCCCGCCGTTGGGGAAGTGTCGTCAGTTTCTCTAG
- the artA gene encoding archaeosortase A translates to MPTPRSMAGSDLAIGLEHGGQVAFVSDLGIGFTDALAWLAIGSFLVALALQWRGERDLARGTGALAWVLFGVFWLTMVPYYYGEIQSPLQTILATVALPLCAYVAYLLFQGRTSLFVLTKAVALMGVIYLPVETIPMVRTWLIETTAVQTHYGMELFGHSPGINEGANGYQSRFDFDPDETVTGRTTYIILACTGIGSMAIFGGLVASVSAPLKRKLTAFTLAIGVIWFLNLARNVFIGLASPWGWFQQDWVVSLMTTYMGADPNRVSYLVAHNYIAQVLSVVALVGITYLVVKIVPEVLAPLEEVLFVLTGNEYDLFDALDKSEFRPDGYGTGAAAAETATDAGADTDGSADPPKQ, encoded by the coding sequence ATGCCGACCCCACGTTCGATGGCCGGGAGCGACCTGGCCATCGGCCTCGAGCACGGCGGGCAGGTGGCGTTCGTGTCGGATCTCGGTATTGGATTCACGGACGCGCTTGCCTGGCTCGCGATCGGTTCGTTTCTCGTTGCACTCGCCTTGCAGTGGCGAGGCGAGCGCGATCTGGCCCGCGGGACCGGTGCGCTGGCCTGGGTGCTGTTCGGAGTGTTCTGGTTGACGATGGTCCCCTATTATTATGGCGAGATACAGAGTCCGTTGCAGACGATTCTGGCAACGGTGGCGTTGCCGTTGTGTGCGTACGTCGCCTATCTGCTCTTTCAGGGCCGGACCTCGCTGTTCGTGCTGACGAAAGCCGTGGCACTCATGGGCGTGATCTACCTGCCCGTCGAGACGATTCCGATGGTCCGAACGTGGCTCATCGAGACGACGGCCGTCCAGACCCATTACGGGATGGAACTGTTCGGTCACAGCCCCGGGATCAACGAGGGCGCAAACGGCTATCAGAGCCGCTTCGATTTCGACCCTGATGAGACGGTTACCGGCCGGACGACCTACATTATCCTCGCCTGTACCGGCATCGGCAGCATGGCCATCTTCGGTGGCCTCGTCGCTTCCGTCTCGGCCCCACTGAAGCGAAAACTGACCGCGTTCACACTTGCAATCGGTGTCATCTGGTTCCTCAACCTCGCACGGAACGTCTTCATCGGACTTGCCTCCCCGTGGGGCTGGTTCCAACAAGACTGGGTCGTCTCCCTAATGACGACGTACATGGGCGCTGACCCGAATCGGGTCTCCTATCTCGTTGCTCACAACTACATCGCCCAGGTGCTGTCCGTCGTTGCCCTCGTCGGCATCACCTACCTCGTCGTCAAAATCGTCCCCGAAGTGCTCGCCCCGCTCGAGGAGGTGCTCTTCGTCCTGACTGGGAACGAGTACGACCTCTTCGACGCGCTCGATAAATCGGAGTTCCGACCCGACGGCTACGGGACCGGCGCTGCAGCCGCTGAGACGGCCACAGACGCAGGTGCCGATACCGACGGCTCTGCCGACCCGCCAAAACAGTGA
- a CDS encoding CPBP family intramembrane glutamic endopeptidase, whose product MGETTRQRGGIDSRTDRFSRARALAVVTALSVAAVGANIVASFLAVQLQSVGSDGLTFALNLLAVQLSFLVVGVGYLWFRPAVTIPIRWPTRDELAVALAGLVAGLVAVSLSFVSTDVVVPSLELWPHFSAYSGYSASSVAMVLVGAVLSLLVIGPVEEFLFRGVIQGRLRAVFGPVAAIGLASFVFAFFHFYLILLLEVPAAVIAHMLVYYTVMGAIFGMTYERTETLVVPALVHGAFNAILFLSAVPFA is encoded by the coding sequence ATGGGAGAGACAACCCGACAGCGTGGGGGTATCGATTCTCGAACTGATCGGTTTAGTCGCGCTCGAGCGCTGGCCGTCGTCACGGCGCTCAGTGTCGCGGCAGTGGGTGCGAACATCGTTGCCAGTTTCCTTGCAGTGCAGTTGCAGTCCGTTGGCAGTGATGGACTGACGTTCGCACTCAATCTGCTCGCGGTGCAGTTGTCATTTCTCGTCGTCGGCGTCGGCTACCTGTGGTTCCGGCCGGCGGTGACGATACCGATTCGATGGCCGACTCGAGACGAACTGGCCGTTGCCCTCGCCGGGCTCGTGGCCGGACTGGTCGCCGTGTCACTCTCGTTTGTTAGCACCGACGTAGTTGTGCCCTCCCTCGAGTTGTGGCCCCATTTCTCGGCGTATTCGGGATACAGCGCCTCATCAGTGGCCATGGTGCTCGTCGGAGCGGTGTTGTCGCTGCTCGTTATCGGTCCCGTAGAAGAGTTTCTTTTCCGCGGTGTAATTCAGGGTCGACTACGCGCGGTGTTTGGACCGGTCGCGGCCATTGGCCTCGCGAGTTTCGTCTTTGCGTTCTTTCACTTCTATCTGATCCTCCTGCTCGAGGTTCCCGCTGCGGTCATCGCTCACATGCTCGTCTACTACACAGTGATGGGCGCGATTTTCGGCATGACCTACGAACGAACGGAGACACTCGTCGTTCCAGCGCTGGTCCACGGCGCGTTCAACGCTATCCTCTTTCTCAGCGCAGTTCCGTTCGCCTAG
- a CDS encoding PAS domain-containing protein, which yields MSEQAGGSAGAFWDDVDGSHARHRLSALLTAVTDGIVTFDTDGTLTTANDRAADILGRSQESLHGCAHDDDRFDLVNETGTPLESDETPFSTLLESDGSITDQIVGITIPTGERVWLSVNGALDRTDEGIAGAVFTVEDITERKERTNDRTDGFHDIRENEEHLRLALESGSMGTWELDLQTEDSPVRSAEHDRIFGYDDPLEDWGIDRFLEHVHPDDRELVEQRFEAAMESGTWEFDCRIIRADGEQRTITATGEFQFDADGKPVRAVGIVQDITDQRDRERYLEEAKAQLEAATEAGAVGTWEWQVPENRFVTGASFARTFGVEPAAAREGVPLERITASIHEADRERVTQRIQDALETCGEYEAEYRVWDADGELRWVVARGHVECDEDGNPRRFPGALTDITERKRAELAVEKQSRELEALFQVLPVGVVVANADGSLRRANETAKEIWGGDVFNSDSVEEYEKFDANWADSGEPVEPNEWTMAQVLDGESVTDPNIYEIDTFDGEQRIIMEHGQPVRTDDGSVSRAVVTVTDITERRQYEQALEENRRQLSTLMENVPGMVYRCQNESDWPMEFVSDACRELTGYDPEALESGKISYGDEIMLEEDRAEVWSEIQQLSGEQDTFSVAYRIETADGDIRWVRSYGRAITDDDGTIVSLEGIISDITDRKQLETDLKASNERLEQFAYAASHDLQEPLRMVTSYLQLLESRYGDEFDEDGQEFLEFAVDGANRMRAMIDALLKYSRVDTRGDPFEPVDLDAVLADVRDDLQMQINETGAAITASSLPDVHGDSNQLRQVFQNLLQNALQYSGEEPPEIAISADRKGEYHVISVCDRGVGIETAHTERIFEVFQRLHSHQEHPGTGIGLALCRRIVERHGGEIWAESNAGDGTTFSFTLPVEP from the coding sequence ATGAGCGAGCAAGCCGGGGGTAGTGCTGGAGCGTTCTGGGATGACGTCGACGGGTCGCATGCTCGGCACCGGCTCTCAGCACTTCTCACTGCAGTTACAGACGGTATCGTTACGTTCGATACTGACGGCACGCTCACCACAGCCAACGACCGCGCGGCAGACATTCTCGGTCGGTCACAGGAGTCACTCCATGGCTGTGCTCACGACGATGATCGGTTCGACCTTGTCAACGAAACTGGCACGCCACTCGAGTCCGACGAGACACCGTTTTCGACGCTACTCGAGTCCGATGGCTCGATCACTGACCAAATCGTTGGCATCACAATCCCGACAGGCGAGCGTGTCTGGCTTTCCGTCAACGGCGCGCTCGATCGCACGGACGAGGGGATCGCTGGTGCGGTTTTCACAGTCGAAGACATCACTGAGCGCAAAGAACGGACCAACGACCGAACCGACGGGTTTCATGACATCCGTGAGAACGAAGAGCATCTGCGCCTTGCCCTCGAGTCGGGGTCGATGGGAACGTGGGAACTCGATTTACAGACCGAAGACTCGCCGGTTCGGTCGGCCGAACACGACCGAATCTTCGGATACGACGACCCACTCGAAGACTGGGGCATTGATCGGTTCCTCGAGCACGTCCATCCGGACGACCGCGAACTGGTCGAACAACGCTTTGAGGCAGCGATGGAGTCTGGAACCTGGGAGTTCGACTGTCGGATCATCCGCGCCGACGGTGAGCAGCGAACGATTACGGCAACCGGCGAGTTTCAGTTCGATGCTGACGGCAAACCGGTTCGAGCGGTCGGCATCGTGCAGGATATCACCGACCAGCGCGATCGAGAACGGTATCTCGAGGAGGCGAAAGCCCAACTCGAGGCGGCAACGGAAGCCGGCGCTGTCGGAACGTGGGAGTGGCAAGTCCCTGAGAACCGGTTCGTAACCGGCGCGTCGTTCGCGCGAACGTTCGGGGTCGAGCCGGCTGCTGCACGCGAGGGAGTCCCGCTCGAGCGGATTACGGCGTCGATTCACGAGGCCGACCGTGAACGGGTAACTCAGCGGATTCAGGACGCACTCGAGACCTGCGGCGAGTACGAAGCAGAGTATCGCGTCTGGGACGCCGACGGCGAACTGCGGTGGGTTGTCGCCCGCGGCCACGTCGAGTGTGACGAGGATGGGAACCCGAGACGGTTCCCTGGCGCACTCACCGATATCACCGAACGCAAACGCGCCGAACTCGCAGTCGAGAAACAATCACGCGAACTTGAGGCGCTGTTTCAGGTGCTGCCGGTCGGTGTCGTCGTTGCGAATGCAGACGGCTCGTTGCGCAGAGCAAACGAGACGGCCAAAGAGATTTGGGGCGGCGACGTCTTCAATTCGGATTCAGTCGAGGAGTACGAGAAATTCGACGCTAACTGGGCAGACTCCGGTGAGCCGGTCGAGCCAAACGAGTGGACGATGGCGCAGGTGCTCGATGGCGAGTCAGTGACCGATCCCAACATCTACGAAATAGACACGTTCGACGGCGAGCAGCGGATCATTATGGAACACGGGCAACCGGTCCGAACCGACGACGGCAGCGTCAGTCGCGCCGTCGTCACGGTGACGGACATCACCGAACGTCGCCAGTACGAACAAGCACTCGAGGAGAATCGGCGACAGCTGTCGACGCTGATGGAGAACGTCCCTGGCATGGTCTATCGCTGCCAGAACGAATCCGACTGGCCGATGGAGTTCGTTAGCGATGCCTGTCGAGAACTCACCGGCTACGACCCCGAGGCACTCGAGTCTGGCAAGATATCTTACGGCGACGAGATCATGCTCGAAGAAGACCGCGCCGAGGTCTGGTCGGAGATTCAGCAATTGAGTGGCGAGCAGGATACCTTTTCAGTTGCCTATCGGATCGAAACTGCTGACGGAGATATTCGGTGGGTTCGCTCGTATGGTCGCGCCATCACCGACGACGATGGCACGATTGTCTCACTCGAGGGAATTATCTCCGATATTACGGATCGAAAACAGCTTGAGACGGATCTCAAGGCCTCGAACGAGCGCTTAGAGCAGTTTGCATACGCCGCCAGCCACGACTTACAAGAGCCGCTGCGGATGGTCACGAGCTATCTCCAGTTGCTCGAGAGTCGCTATGGCGACGAGTTCGACGAAGACGGCCAGGAGTTCCTCGAGTTCGCCGTCGACGGCGCGAATCGGATGCGGGCGATGATTGATGCGCTCCTCAAATACTCTCGTGTCGATACGCGCGGCGATCCGTTCGAGCCGGTCGATCTCGACGCCGTGCTCGCGGACGTTCGTGACGACCTGCAGATGCAAATCAACGAAACCGGCGCAGCGATCACCGCCTCGTCGTTACCCGACGTGCACGGCGACTCGAACCAACTGCGGCAGGTCTTTCAGAACCTACTGCAAAACGCCCTGCAGTACAGCGGAGAGGAGCCGCCTGAGATTGCCATTTCCGCCGACCGGAAAGGCGAGTACCACGTTATCTCGGTTTGCGACAGGGGAGTCGGCATCGAGACAGCACACACTGAACGGATCTTCGAAGTGTTCCAGCGACTGCACTCCCATCAAGAACACCCCGGCACCGGTATCGGTCTCGCACTCTGTCGGCGTATCGTTGAACGCCACGGCGGCGAAATTTGGGCGGAATCCAACGCTGGCGACGGAACGACGTTCTCGTTTACGCTACCGGTTGAGCCGTAA